In Sebaldella termitidis ATCC 33386, one DNA window encodes the following:
- a CDS encoding DKNYY domain-containing protein produces MRKIISVIFLSISIFIYCEIKDKKINFSEKQENSEEVKKIEFLSIHGYTKEKNKIYFAGIQLEGVDSESFEYLGNEYAKDKNHVYAFGDNSFLSTEDVDLKSFKYLGADYSKDKYSVYYGYRKLEKIDPSSFEVLGGFYGKDKNNVYYFDSKINNADPETFKVYTEDRYIKDTIYNAEDKNNYYYQEDIVKNKKK; encoded by the coding sequence ATGAGAAAAATTATATCAGTTATTTTCTTAAGTATATCTATTTTTATCTATTGTGAAATCAAAGATAAAAAAATAAATTTTTCTGAAAAACAAGAAAATAGTGAAGAGGTAAAAAAAATAGAATTTTTAAGTATTCATGGGTATACTAAAGAAAAAAATAAAATATATTTTGCTGGTATACAATTGGAAGGAGTAGATTCAGAAAGTTTTGAATATTTAGGTAATGAATATGCCAAAGATAAAAATCATGTTTATGCTTTTGGGGATAACTCTTTTCTTAGTACTGAAGATGTAGATTTGAAAAGCTTTAAATATTTAGGGGCGGATTATAGTAAGGATAAATATAGTGTTTATTATGGATATAGAAAATTAGAAAAAATAGATCCGTCAAGTTTTGAAGTTTTAGGAGGTTTTTATGGAAAAGATAAAAACAATGTATATTATTTTGATTCAAAAATAAATAATGCCGATCCAGAAACATTTAAAGTATATACAGAAGATAGGTATATTAAAGATACAATTTATAATGCAGAAGATAAAAATAATTACTATTATCAAGAAGATATAGTGAAGAATAAAAAAAAGTAA
- a CDS encoding MarR family winged helix-turn-helix transcriptional regulator, with amino-acid sequence MNDKYIVYFISRTKKKIMTFIEKELQKEGLNDLIPSCGNILTVLYENNSPLSMKEISKLIGKDKSTVTFLINKLLELEYIEKFKNDNDKRKLNIVLTNKGKKLRKKFDKISKNVYNTAYKNFTIEEKEQFLNLLKKLNNNFS; translated from the coding sequence TTGAATGATAAATATATAGTTTATTTTATAAGTAGAACAAAGAAAAAAATAATGACATTTATTGAAAAAGAACTACAAAAAGAAGGTTTAAATGATTTAATACCATCATGTGGAAATATATTAACAGTATTATATGAAAATAATAGTCCACTATCTATGAAAGAAATAAGTAAGTTAATTGGTAAGGATAAATCGACAGTAACTTTTTTAATAAATAAACTCTTAGAATTAGAATATATTGAAAAATTTAAGAATGATAATGATAAAAGAAAACTAAATATAGTTTTGACAAATAAGGGTAAGAAGTTAAGGAAAAAATTTGATAAAATTTCTAAAAATGTTTATAATACAGCTTATAAGAATTTCACAATTGAAGAAAAGGAACAGTTTCTTAATTTGTTAAAAAAATTAAACAATAATTTTTCTTAG
- a CDS encoding helix-turn-helix domain-containing protein has product MNESVDKIIRKITGELRIIIEKESGRDKEYSELLLDYIAKMNENIQKKNFDNSQIEEYISKIKGNYLHSEKSPYLGEYAQELIDVLSASLINVKINLEELMEKHNIKSVSSLERQLKMKNLYISRQTLQRLSQNIGVEKMNLSTIIKLKKFFNCSLDDLFTIT; this is encoded by the coding sequence ATGAATGAATCAGTAGATAAAATTATAAGAAAAATTACTGGAGAATTGCGTATAATTATAGAAAAAGAATCTGGTCGTGATAAAGAATATTCTGAACTATTATTAGATTATATAGCAAAAATGAATGAAAATATTCAAAAAAAGAATTTCGATAACAGTCAAATTGAAGAATATATAAGTAAAATAAAAGGAAATTATCTTCATTCTGAAAAGTCACCTTATTTAGGTGAATATGCTCAAGAATTAATTGATGTTCTTAGTGCATCACTAATAAATGTAAAAATCAATTTAGAAGAACTTATGGAAAAACATAATATAAAAAGTGTTTCTTCTTTAGAACGACAATTAAAAATGAAAAATTTATATATTTCCAGACAAACTCTACAGAGACTTTCTCAGAATATTGGAGTTGAAAAGATGAATTTATCAACTATCATTAAATTAAAAAAATTTTTCAATTGTAGCTTAGATGATTTATTTACTATAACTTGA
- a CDS encoding tetratricopeptide repeat protein — protein sequence MIKKIFVTFIIFGVFYSCSPSNPEPTVGTEEYYLEKIKIEDRESMFQLGLLYQEQGKFELAEKYYLMASEHSDSNAMNNLGNLYKKQEKFELAERLFLMAIKYDNKLALYNLGLLYHDQEKFKLAEKYYLMAIENNNYDAMINLSVLYYEQGKYKLAEKYAKMAYDNGVEGAKNLLDEIRK from the coding sequence ATGATTAAAAAAATATTCGTTACTTTCATTATCTTTGGTGTATTTTATTCTTGCTCTCCTTCAAATCCTGAACCAACTGTAGGAACTGAAGAATATTATCTTGAAAAAATAAAAATTGAAGATCGAGAATCTATGTTTCAATTAGGTCTTTTATATCAAGAACAAGGAAAATTCGAACTTGCTGAAAAATACTATCTTATGGCTAGCGAACATAGTGACTCTAATGCTATGAACAATTTAGGAAATCTATATAAAAAACAAGAGAAATTTGAACTTGCAGAAAGGCTCTTTCTCATGGCCATTAAATACGATAATAAATTAGCCTTATATAATTTAGGACTTTTATATCATGATCAAGAAAAATTCAAACTTGCTGAAAAATACTATCTTATGGCTATTGAAAATAATAATTATGATGCCATGATTAATTTAAGTGTTTTATACTATGAGCAAGGAAAATATAAACTTGCTGAAAAATATGCAAAAATGGCTTATGATAATGGAGTTGAAGGAGCTAAAAATTTATTAGATGAAATAAGAAAATAA
- a CDS encoding tetratricopeptide repeat protein has product MKIKETKEQILLKEMKENLSDIYNQLGITYSEMQEYDKAIKNLDKAIEINPDNSLAYNNLGFIYSEQKDFENAISKYKIAIEKGNTIAYNNLGTIYLSQERYKEAEDSYKKALISFKDNSMILYNLGIFYFEQEQYDEAIKFYEKSLEIQDDEATRFHLGLVFSLTNQYEKAKNNYEKVTKNPRFSFPYLNEIYLQMIKNIKELDSEILVRIILMMYFTDEILKRCHIKIDNIAHYTSINVFSKILEGKKNEEDEKIKEKFLRMGISHLCNDPTEGHLLYNYLELPIERLIEQYLCFLTCFSLDTDSLNQFRLYGKENGREATGVAIVLNSSFFSKDFNNLDYFCEKSSSKIKFEETNKIIKTEHRSLYRCIYFGFDNKNKERIYCKLAKRSEWSEFNEIHKSQEDYDNLEKLEKEIENSIKKIMEHNNMLVETKMTKVTNLIPEILMPLRYLIKDPAYEEERECRIIKILKFGNEEIIEDNELKRIYSEYKVNIEDHIAYINIHQRQELYTTFFQNKLKDRNKVKISKNPFNG; this is encoded by the coding sequence ATGAAAATAAAAGAAACTAAAGAGCAAATTTTATTAAAAGAAATGAAAGAGAATTTATCTGATATATATAATCAGTTAGGAATTACTTATTCAGAAATGCAAGAATATGATAAAGCTATTAAAAATTTAGATAAAGCGATAGAAATAAATCCTGATAATAGCTTAGCATATAATAATTTAGGATTTATTTATTCAGAACAAAAAGATTTTGAAAATGCAATATCTAAATATAAGATAGCTATAGAAAAAGGGAATACAATAGCATATAATAACTTAGGTACAATTTATTTATCACAAGAAAGATATAAAGAAGCAGAGGACAGTTATAAAAAGGCTCTAATTTCCTTCAAAGATAATAGTATGATACTTTATAATTTAGGAATATTTTATTTTGAACAAGAACAATATGATGAAGCAATAAAATTTTATGAAAAGTCATTAGAAATACAGGATGATGAAGCAACAAGATTTCATTTAGGTTTAGTTTTTTCTTTGACCAATCAATATGAAAAAGCAAAAAATAATTATGAGAAAGTAACTAAAAATCCTCGTTTTTCTTTTCCATATCTAAATGAAATATATCTTCAAATGATAAAAAATATAAAAGAATTAGACAGTGAAATACTGGTAAGAATTATCTTGATGATGTATTTTACGGATGAAATTCTAAAAAGATGCCATATAAAAATTGATAATATTGCACATTATACATCAATAAATGTTTTTAGTAAGATTTTAGAGGGGAAAAAAAATGAAGAAGATGAAAAAATAAAAGAAAAATTTTTAAGAATGGGAATCTCTCATCTTTGTAATGATCCAACAGAAGGTCATCTTTTATATAATTATTTAGAATTACCAATTGAAAGATTAATAGAACAATATCTTTGTTTTTTAACATGCTTTTCTTTAGATACTGACTCTCTAAATCAATTCAGATTATATGGTAAAGAAAATGGGAGAGAAGCAACAGGAGTTGCAATAGTGCTAAATAGTTCTTTTTTTAGTAAGGATTTTAATAATCTTGATTATTTTTGTGAAAAATCAAGTTCTAAAATAAAGTTTGAAGAAACAAACAAAATTATTAAGACTGAACATAGATCATTATATCGGTGTATATATTTTGGATTTGATAATAAAAATAAAGAGCGTATATATTGTAAATTGGCTAAAAGAAGTGAATGGTCAGAATTTAATGAAATACATAAAAGCCAAGAAGATTATGATAATCTAGAAAAGTTAGAAAAAGAGATAGAAAATTCAATAAAAAAAATAATGGAGCATAATAATATGTTAGTAGAAACTAAAATGACTAAAGTAACGAATCTTATTCCTGAAATTTTAATGCCTTTAAGGTACTTAATTAAAGATCCGGCATATGAAGAAGAAAGAGAGTGTAGGATTATAAAAATACTAAAATTTGGAAATGAAGAAATAATAGAAGATAATGAATTAAAAAGAATCTACAGCGAATATAAAGTAAATATAGAAGATCATATTGCTTACATAAACATACATCAAAGGCAAGAACTATATACGACATTTTTTCAAAATAAATTAAAAGATAGAAATAAAGTAAAAATATCAAAGAATCCTTTCAATGGCTAA
- a CDS encoding type II TA system antitoxin MqsA family protein, whose translation MQIEKIVSKKKTYKVKNLDITFIEQTKINIETGEEIFDSKLEKENGIRVTDEYKNQVGLLTSNELKKIRNKYKISQIEFALLLDLGEKNITRYENGMIQNKSIDSLIRLMKNNMNFLTLLVENKNNFSNERYYELLRNITLKILQENLTQNIMIDSRKNIPVRSRVVAAPFSPRKAKNRNRRIKENGMIQVSKIGNRKIGENEKSEILKSRFYK comes from the coding sequence ATGCAAATTGAAAAAATAGTATCAAAAAAGAAAACATATAAAGTTAAGAATTTAGATATTACATTTATTGAACAAACTAAAATTAATATTGAAACTGGGGAAGAAATATTTGATTCAAAATTAGAGAAAGAGAATGGAATAAGAGTAACAGATGAATATAAAAATCAAGTTGGTCTTCTCACATCAAATGAATTAAAAAAAATAAGAAATAAGTATAAAATTAGTCAAATTGAATTTGCTTTATTACTGGATTTAGGAGAAAAAAATATAACAAGATATGAAAATGGAATGATACAAAATAAATCAATTGATTCATTGATTAGATTAATGAAAAATAATATGAATTTTTTAACATTATTAGTAGAAAATAAGAATAATTTTTCTAATGAACGATATTATGAATTATTAAGAAATATAACTTTAAAAATTTTACAAGAGAATTTGACACAAAATATTATGATAGATTCAAGGAAAAATATACCAGTTCGTTCTAGAGTGGTGGCTGCTCCTTTTAGTCCTAGAAAAGCAAAAAATAGAAATAGAAGAATAAAGGAAAATGGAATGATTCAAGTTTCTAAGATTGGGAATAGAAAAATTGGAGAAAATGAAAAAAGTGAAATTTTAAAAAGCCGATTTTATAAGTAA
- a CDS encoding tetratricopeptide repeat protein, translating into MSDVNLKKNIVEEIDEMVKKIKEARENNEEYKSRVENLVLYSLDNGEYQKVTDAIESLGLSSEGDSSLYNNLGVLYIRQNLYEKSIENFEKSIEMGNKNIGVYINLSRVYLEEKKFNDAIETLEKAKNIYENKRN; encoded by the coding sequence ATGAGCGATGTGAATCTTAAGAAAAATATTGTTGAAGAAATAGATGAAATGGTAAAAAAAATAAAAGAAGCTCGTGAAAATAATGAAGAATATAAAAGTAGAGTAGAAAATTTAGTACTCTACTCCTTAGATAATGGAGAATACCAAAAAGTAACAGATGCGATTGAGTCATTAGGACTGTCAAGTGAAGGGGATTCTAGTTTATATAATAACTTGGGTGTATTATATATAAGGCAAAATTTGTATGAGAAGTCGATAGAAAATTTTGAAAAGTCAATAGAGATGGGAAATAAAAATATTGGTGTTTATATCAATTTAAGTAGAGTTTATTTGGAAGAGAAGAAGTTCAATGATGCAATAGAAACATTGGAAAAAGCTAAAAATATTTATGAAAATAAAAGAAACTAA
- a CDS encoding DUF4145 domain-containing protein — protein sequence MEKTERIEKKFCNKCNGKRNHKYQVDFLFEDSEIIENMFGVEWSENWIIWQCMGCDEIVIEKVDYFSEDRDEEGNPILTNTFYPTRNIKSLKKKIYIKIPQKLRVIYNEIIDSYNNSCLLLCSIGLRTLLEAICVDKGVKGKNLMNKIDNSTFITDNIKKNLHGIRYLGNDATHDFISSKKEDLELTIKILEDILNTVYDLDYKSTIMYNKFKKIT from the coding sequence TTGGAAAAAACTGAAAGAATAGAAAAAAAGTTTTGTAACAAATGTAATGGGAAGAGAAATCATAAATATCAAGTAGATTTTTTATTTGAAGATTCCGAAATTATTGAAAATATGTTTGGAGTAGAGTGGAGTGAGAATTGGATCATTTGGCAATGTATGGGTTGTGATGAAATAGTCATTGAAAAAGTTGATTATTTTTCTGAAGATAGAGATGAAGAAGGCAATCCTATTTTAACAAATACTTTCTATCCAACAAGAAATATAAAATCATTAAAGAAAAAAATATATATAAAAATACCACAAAAATTAAGAGTTATTTATAATGAAATAATTGATAGTTATAATAACTCATGTTTATTACTTTGTTCAATAGGACTAAGAACTTTACTTGAAGCTATTTGTGTAGATAAAGGAGTAAAAGGGAAAAATTTAATGAATAAAATAGATAATTCTACTTTTATAACTGATAATATAAAAAAGAATTTACATGGAATCAGATACTTAGGAAATGATGCGACTCATGATTTTATTTCATCTAAAAAAGAGGATTTAGAATTAACAATAAAAATACTCGAGGATATACTAAATACTGTATATGATTTAGATTATAAGAGTACGATTATGTATAATAAATTTAAGAAGATTACATAA
- a CDS encoding BRO-N domain-containing protein produces MDKLQIFQSKEFGKVRTVLIENEVWFVLIDICKILELSNPSSVIKRLDEDEVTKFDLGSLSGITNIINESGLYKVIFRSDKPQANQFTKWVTHDVLPSLRKTGSYSINQTPKELELKEKEIQLKTAEFLNNMADSILIPEYKQILNAHATKVLTGDFLLPLPVVGEITYSATEIGKMLNISANMVGRLTKKHNLRTEEYGKVFYDKSKYSSKEVETFRYYIKVIDILKNIVSTLSA; encoded by the coding sequence ATGGATAAACTTCAAATATTTCAAAGTAAAGAATTTGGAAAAGTAAGAACTGTATTGATAGAAAATGAAGTCTGGTTTGTATTAATTGATATATGTAAGATATTAGAACTTTCAAATCCAAGTAGTGTGATCAAAAGATTAGATGAGGACGAGGTGACTAAGTTTGACTTAGGGAGCTTATCAGGGATTACCAATATCATTAATGAAAGCGGATTATATAAAGTAATTTTTAGAAGTGACAAACCTCAAGCTAATCAATTTACTAAATGGGTAACCCATGATGTATTACCTTCACTAAGAAAAACTGGCAGCTACTCAATAAACCAAACACCAAAAGAACTTGAACTAAAAGAAAAAGAAATCCAACTTAAAACTGCTGAATTTCTTAATAATATGGCTGACAGTATTCTGATTCCTGAATACAAGCAGATACTTAATGCTCATGCTACTAAGGTACTAACCGGGGATTTTCTACTTCCATTACCTGTTGTTGGTGAAATAACCTATAGTGCTACTGAAATTGGCAAAATGCTTAATATCTCAGCTAATATGGTTGGAAGATTAACTAAAAAGCATAATCTCCGTACTGAAGAATATGGAAAAGTCTTTTATGACAAGTCTAAGTATTCCAGTAAGGAAGTTGAGACTTTCAGGTATTATATTAAGGTTATTGATATTTTAAAGAATATTGTTAGCACTCTATCCGCATAA
- a CDS encoding YhdH/YhfP family quinone oxidoreductase, which translates to MKINTFKAIVVSEAHNGKFDINIVNKNFNEIEDSNIIINVKYSSLNYKDALSSQGNRGVTRKFPHTPGIDAAGVIVKSNYPDFKIGDKVLITGYDFGMNTSGGYSQYISVPKEWILKLPDNFSLRDSMIYGTAGLTAGLSVYQLIKSGITPDLGNILVTGSTGGVGSLAITILNSLGYTVTALTGKKETRDFLLKLGANEVIYREDFNINSEKPLLKEIYSGVIDTVGGETLSNAIKSTKYGGIVTCCGNVSSHKLSSSIYPFILRGVSLIGIDSVQCSTDLRKEIWNKLSKEWKNSSIENLVQEISMEELVISLKNFLFEDHTGRKIVNLDK; encoded by the coding sequence ATGAAAATTAATACTTTTAAAGCTATTGTTGTCTCAGAAGCACATAATGGAAAATTTGATATTAATATTGTTAATAAAAATTTTAATGAAATAGAAGATAGCAATATTATAATAAATGTAAAATATTCCTCTCTAAACTACAAAGATGCTTTATCAAGTCAGGGAAATAGAGGCGTTACTAGAAAATTCCCTCATACTCCTGGAATTGATGCTGCAGGAGTCATTGTTAAAAGTAATTACCCTGATTTTAAAATCGGAGATAAAGTTCTCATAACAGGATATGATTTTGGTATGAATACTTCAGGGGGGTATAGTCAATATATTAGTGTGCCCAAAGAATGGATTTTAAAATTACCGGATAATTTTTCATTAAGAGATAGTATGATTTATGGAACAGCTGGTCTTACTGCCGGTCTTTCTGTTTATCAACTAATAAAATCAGGAATAACTCCAGATTTAGGAAATATATTAGTAACTGGATCAACTGGCGGAGTTGGTTCTTTAGCTATTACTATTTTAAATTCACTTGGCTATACTGTTACAGCACTAACAGGAAAAAAAGAAACTAGAGATTTCTTATTAAAACTCGGGGCTAATGAGGTCATTTATAGAGAAGATTTTAATATAAATTCTGAAAAACCTTTATTAAAAGAAATATATTCTGGTGTAATTGATACAGTTGGTGGTGAAACTTTATCTAATGCTATAAAATCAACAAAATATGGCGGAATTGTTACTTGTTGTGGTAATGTTTCTTCACATAAACTTTCTTCCAGTATTTATCCCTTTATTTTAAGAGGTGTTAGTTTAATTGGAATAGATTCTGTTCAATGTTCTACAGATCTTAGAAAAGAAATTTGGAATAAACTATCTAAAGAATGGAAAAATTCATCTATTGAAAATCTTGTTCAAGAAATTTCTATGGAAGAACTAGTTATATCATTGAAAAACTTTCTATTTGAAGATCATACGGGGAGGAAGATTGTTAATTTAGATAAATAA
- a CDS encoding DUF3696 domain-containing protein has translation MFKMGYKNLRSLNMEESLEIKPITTLVGLNSSGKSTFLRALMLLKQSFDLNNAAPIIWYNYDNQVDFGSFDEAINNNASEEEIMFSFEFLFSNIISGYSFEDKREEKIPIKINSTLKKSGGKEYISKVEFEFFGNNFLISHEKKNTVKVKINNEIFEEVEKKHWIYPFKLSTLIPEIHVGREKLFAEIDEDIFDVEKLGKLMNKKNSFEIEILGRKKNSKKQEEFLKFFSLIEKILRYEEFAELITKFSKITLKKNDTMKYYNLFLAYNLYKINMNISITLCKIIENVEYITPLRAMSERYYRINSNIRKIDPSGRNLATYISNFSETDMIKLKKWLIENFQFSIDLKESTGHNSIKVIDASNNEGANIIDTGFGYSQILPILINLWEISNKTNKSRQYDKNLKILLIEQPELHLHPAFQAKLTDVIINLVEKTKEKIDFRIIMETHSETIINRICNQIGKGNLNKEDISLLIFEKEKIGTVIKEAEFDDEGYLTNWPYGFFEPEGVK, from the coding sequence ATGTTTAAAATGGGGTATAAGAATTTAAGAAGTTTAAATATGGAAGAATCACTTGAAATTAAACCAATAACTACTTTAGTTGGACTAAATAGTTCCGGGAAGAGTACTTTTTTGAGAGCGTTAATGTTATTAAAACAAAGTTTTGATTTAAACAATGCTGCACCAATCATATGGTATAATTATGATAATCAAGTAGATTTCGGTTCTTTTGATGAGGCTATAAATAATAATGCTTCTGAAGAAGAAATTATGTTTTCATTTGAATTTTTATTTTCAAATATTATAAGCGGATATAGTTTTGAAGACAAAAGAGAAGAAAAAATACCAATAAAAATAAATAGTACATTAAAAAAAAGTGGTGGAAAAGAATATATATCTAAAGTAGAGTTTGAATTTTTTGGCAATAATTTTTTAATTAGTCATGAAAAGAAAAATACTGTTAAGGTAAAAATAAATAATGAAATATTTGAAGAAGTTGAAAAAAAACATTGGATATATCCATTTAAATTAAGTACTTTAATTCCGGAGATTCATGTTGGGAGAGAAAAGCTTTTTGCTGAAATAGATGAGGATATTTTTGATGTAGAGAAGTTAGGAAAACTTATGAATAAAAAAAATAGCTTTGAAATAGAAATATTAGGAAGAAAAAAAAATTCTAAAAAACAGGAAGAATTTTTAAAGTTTTTTTCGTTGATAGAAAAAATTCTAAGATATGAGGAATTTGCTGAACTTATAACAAAGTTCTCAAAAATAACTTTGAAAAAAAATGATACGATGAAATATTATAATTTGTTTTTAGCATATAACTTGTATAAAATTAATATGAATATTTCGATTACACTTTGTAAAATAATAGAGAATGTTGAGTATATAACCCCATTAAGAGCAATGAGTGAAAGATATTATAGAATAAATTCCAACATTAGAAAGATAGATCCTAGTGGTAGAAATTTAGCTACTTATATTTCTAATTTTTCTGAAACTGACATGATTAAATTAAAAAAATGGTTAATTGAAAATTTTCAATTTTCAATTGACTTAAAAGAATCTACTGGACATAATTCAATTAAAGTAATTGATGCCTCAAACAATGAAGGAGCAAATATAATAGATACTGGCTTTGGATACTCACAAATTTTACCAATTTTAATTAATTTGTGGGAAATTTCAAATAAAACTAATAAAAGTAGACAATATGACAAAAATTTAAAAATTTTATTAATAGAACAACCAGAACTACATTTACATCCAGCTTTTCAAGCGAAATTAACTGATGTGATAATAAATTTAGTTGAAAAAACGAAAGAAAAAATTGATTTTAGAATAATAATGGAAACTCATAGTGAAACAATTATAAATAGAATTTGTAATCAGATAGGAAAAGGAAACTTAAATAAAGAGGATATTTCGTTGTTGATCTTTGAAAAAGAAAAAATAGGTACTGTAATTAAAGAAGCAGAATTTGACGATGAGGGATATTTGACAAATTGGCCTTATGGTTTTTTTGAACCAGAAGGAGTGAAATAA
- a CDS encoding lactate utilization protein — protein sequence MEDKYKKIIKNFEKKEYEVSFFETIENAVDYLEQSIVGKNIGFGDSLTLDYINLKEKLSLKNNVIDPGVCKNTEEFIETARKCLTTNIFITSVNAATESGELINIDDTGNRIAGSLFGHDKVYFIIGLNKLTLNLDDAINRARNLAAPLNARRLKLKTPCAISEIKCYDCSSKSRICNGMMIYYKKMNNIKMEIILINENLGY from the coding sequence ATGGAAGATAAGTATAAAAAAATAATAAAAAATTTTGAAAAAAAAGAATATGAAGTAAGCTTTTTTGAAACAATAGAAAATGCCGTTGATTATTTAGAACAATCAATTGTTGGGAAAAATATCGGTTTTGGTGATTCATTGACTTTAGATTACATTAATTTAAAAGAAAAACTATCTTTGAAAAATAATGTAATTGATCCTGGAGTTTGTAAAAATACTGAAGAGTTTATTGAAACGGCGAGAAAGTGTTTAACAACAAACATCTTTATAACTTCTGTTAATGCAGCCACAGAATCAGGGGAATTAATAAATATTGATGATACAGGTAATAGAATAGCTGGCTCATTATTTGGTCATGATAAAGTATATTTCATTATAGGCTTAAATAAATTAACTTTAAATTTGGATGATGCAATTAACAGGGCAAGAAATTTAGCAGCACCATTAAATGCAAGAAGATTAAAATTGAAAACTCCTTGTGCGATTTCTGAAATTAAATGCTACGATTGTTCAAGTAAATCTAGAATATGTAATGGAATGATGATTTATTATAAAAAAATGAATAATATTAAAATGGAAATAATACTAATAAATGAAAATTTAGGCTATTAA
- a CDS encoding aldo/keto reductase has protein sequence MRKIFLGKSNLKVSQLGLGCINFGSKTSESDSFELLDTYIENGGNFIDTANNYAVWAGGNGKQSEETLGKWISARKNRKDYILATKLGAYPKDINSRDFSNMQGLDSKTIKEEIEKSLNNLKTDYIDLLYLHVDDYKTPQEETMETLDEMIRKGFIREIGCSNFQTWRIESARNICEKNNYKFFSAVQQRYTYLQPVLDADFFPQVAADKSLGEYIEFYHDITMVSHTSLLKGQYLKDEITLKVYDTAENREKLQKLRAEEKNPVSWVLKYITEQFGGSVALFTTNSTKHLVENIKYFEE, from the coding sequence ATGAGAAAAATTTTTTTGGGGAAATCAAATCTTAAAGTTTCACAGCTTGGGCTTGGATGCATAAATTTCGGCAGTAAAACATCAGAATCTGATTCTTTTGAACTTCTGGATACCTATATTGAAAATGGCGGTAACTTTATAGACACTGCCAATAATTATGCAGTATGGGCAGGAGGAAACGGAAAACAGAGTGAAGAAACGCTTGGAAAATGGATATCTGCACGAAAAAATAGAAAAGATTATATCTTAGCGACAAAATTAGGGGCTTATCCTAAGGATATAAATTCCAGAGATTTTTCCAATATGCAGGGACTAGACAGCAAAACAATAAAGGAAGAGATAGAAAAATCCCTTAATAATCTAAAAACAGATTATATAGATCTTTTATATCTTCATGTTGATGACTATAAAACACCTCAGGAAGAAACTATGGAAACCCTTGACGAAATGATACGTAAGGGATTTATCAGAGAGATTGGATGCAGTAACTTTCAAACATGGAGAATCGAAAGTGCTAGGAATATCTGTGAAAAAAATAATTATAAATTTTTTAGTGCTGTACAGCAGCGATATACATATCTTCAGCCTGTGCTTGATGCTGATTTTTTTCCTCAGGTAGCGGCAGATAAAAGTCTTGGTGAGTATATAGAATTCTATCATGATATTACGATGGTGTCACATACCTCACTTTTAAAAGGGCAGTATCTAAAAGATGAAATTACTTTGAAAGTTTATGATACCGCAGAAAACAGAGAAAAGTTACAAAAGCTGCGTGCTGAAGAAAAAAATCCTGTTTCATGGGTATTGAAGTATATAACAGAACAATTTGGGGGCAGTGTTGCTTTGTTTACTACAAATAGTACAAAACATCTTGTAGAAAATATAAAATATTTTGAGGAGTAA